Below is a window of Humulus lupulus chromosome 9, drHumLupu1.1, whole genome shotgun sequence DNA.
aataagttttgtcgtttccatggagattatggtcacgacacgaatgaatgcaatcacctcaaagacaagatagaatttcttctccagtCGGGCCAGTTGAAAAGTACCAGGCAGAGACATCcagcaacaatcctgggttcaaacgacagagatctccacccttgcaacccgggcctgtggactttaccttagacactatatgtggaggtccacacttggctgatgatagtaacaaagcaagggagaggtatgcccagaTACTTTGAcatgagctggagtgctaggaccagaTTGGGTGAACGAAGCTTGATCAagaaccactggaatggcgagcatcagaggatatattatcactaaataccgctttTCAGAGtagtagtttaatttcaagttgtttaacttgttatttaaatttggtttatgagctggttatttgttgaccagtcatctatttttgaacaatttttgttatttaagactcgttattagacacgttttttccttttttaatttacgagtaataaaaaaGATTACGCGCAACGTGTTCGATTCTTGcgacaaatgtgcatgtgtgttaattattcggacagtgttcaactagtcgatacgttcaagcagtgttcaattgCTCGactattttcaatatattctgtGTGTTTCCTGAGCAATTAACTGCtcaaacagattcggtcaagtagcaagtgaccaaggatctttcaaccctcgatcgattggggggcacatggggtatgctggtatataatttaacacaggcaataagagcacgagtaaacatatttttttttaggctgacttgtaaaattttgaagtcaaaaaatgccattaagctaacttgtttgacaaagcttaagtaacttggaatttttcaaaatttcaagttagaagcaaatattcgtgtgacaataaacattatgctcgtAAAATATTatagcaataagagtgtgagaaagtatacttagtatggacttatgaaatgtctagaatttctaagttagaaaactaagtactcatgcaaaaataaacgacatacatcagagtgactttactattcacaaaaaacttataacattttttaagtctaaaaggacttagaatgttttaagttaataaagaaaaagtaaagtataaatgtaTGAACCATAAAGTTTTGTACAAACCCAAGGAGCTAGGAAGCTGGTGCATCCGAAGAAGCTGAGGGGCATCCGAGGAGTTGGCACATGTGATGGTGCTGTGTCCGATCGTATGGGGCATGTCCGAACAGCCTGGAGGATGCGTCCAAGCGAATGCTGGCAGTGTGTCCGAGCGAATAGAGCATGTCCGATCAACTAGGCTATGGTGCTAAATCCAAGGAACAGGGTGTGTGTCCGAGCAGATGTCTGCGTCCGAGCAGTCAGGTGCATGTCTGGGTGGTTATGCACTGGCGTCCAAGCGAATGGTGGCATGTGTCCGAGTGGCTTGGGGGGCGTGTCCGAGTGGTTAGAAGAAAATGACCGATCGGCCATATACATGTTTTCCAATTAGCTGTTTTCGAGGAGTTGTGAAGGGACCAAGGAGCTAGGCTTATCCTATTAGCCACACACGTATTCAAGGGGCCAAGGAAATGGCCGATCGGCTAGAGGATCCAAGGAGACAACAAATCTCAAGAGCATGGAGGACAAACATGTTTTCCTACTCATGGggtactacaacaagatcaacaagttgaatttcaagggttcaacaagcttcaagataacatcaatgattatcctatacccatgaacccgaaagAGCAATGGAAATGGGAAACTAATACCTACCATTTTTATGGACagaaaagttcaatcgtgggtttacttCAAAAGTAAAAGTTACTGATCGGGTGAAAGTTTTTGGACGACGTGAATAACTAtcagctagagaaaaagtttatgatatgagaaaatcatataataaacttgggggcaaatgttatccccaaaattttagttcgatgacgtggcaatcagaaatgacaagtggcaatgcatggtcagtaaatgacacattaatagttaataaatgtgttgaccaagtGCAAAGGTTGGAAGTTGACCTATGGAGTTGTGATTTTACTGGTCAGGAAATGAATTTACCTGGTCAGAAAGTGATTTGGCCAACCAGGTAAGGTTTCTGTCCGACCAGTAAGGTTCTTGACCGACCAGTAAAAAattatgtccgaccagtcacttcagAAAATAGTGTTAttcgaccagtaaagtgttttgctagaccagagatgagTCATGCTAGACCAGATATGTGCTAGaggtgctttgcctataccgaccagaggtgtgctagaggattGCTTGCCTATGCCAaccggtgagttgtcttggccgactagtcacttcggggatggatttggtcagTCCACGGATCAGAATCTCAAAATTACCGTCTAGTAACTCTTCAATAAAGCTTCAGTAACGGCTTCAACTCGAATCATTTGCAACtgtcgcgggaatctctcagatatcccggaataatagctatattattgtaatttgaatttatttatattttagttaattaaagtctgttggaagaaccaatgACCCAGTCAAAGGgagatatctgatgtacgatccatgagcctataaataaatggctcatgacatcattttgggggatctgatctttttgggATACTAAAAGAACTCTCTAGTTTTTAGACTTTGaaactgttacttggggcattctgggGGCATTTTCTgcgagagcttagagagagaaaacttgtattctctagagagagaaactctgtatttttctacttacacttaagaaactctgttggctcaagttcatctgatcttaagtgtaggatctatgtatcacaactccaagtgggttaggctattaccaataaattggagctgaaccactataaaattatcagtgtcgtatttcctcttgaaggtttattgtagttttgacgtctactcgtcgttggccaaaatcgtggtcaacagatAGTTTAATGATGCTTTgcgaaaaattaaaaacaaagtgACTTAACGATGCATTAATGATAATTTAGCGATGTTATAACAATGGTTGTGGTATATTACATTTAATTAACGATGGGACTGCGATGCAAtaacgatttttttttttataaattaaacatGCATGACTAATAACGATACTATAGCAATGCAATAACAATGGGTTAACGACACTCAACAAAACAAGATAACAAGACACCATTGTTAAACCATCGTTAATCATTCGTTATGAAAATGTAGATCCAGAATGCGACTTCTTAAGAACAACAAAAAAATGCAGAAAATTAAACACATTAAACGCAGACTTGCTCAAAAaacatatcaaaatgattctaACATGCATACAACACTAGATAAAGTGAGAAGAAAATTTCCCAATGAGATTTTCACTATAAACTTATACGAATTTTTTTTCCACAAGAATATGTGGGATGGTGATTGCGAATGGGAGAGTGTGGTTCGAATCAATGAACTATTTTTAGTTCTATTGGTATGCTTTCAGCTTTGTGAGGAAGATTAAGTGGCGTGTTTGTTTAGAGAGAGAGATATATGATAAATGGGTAGGCAATTTTATGAGAAGAGTAAATTTGTCTAATATTGAACAGAAGGCATATGGGGGAAATATTTTTTAACTTTGCCATATAAAAAAATTACCCCTATTTTAAGATGCATAAGGGTCAAGTTTTCCTAGTTCAATCAATTTAATGTTTTAGTAATATTAAATATCGTGAGAAAGTACACATATTTATTCTTGGACTCAAGCCTTTTACCTTTTACACACTCACACGTACATTTTTTTTAATCCTTGTAATTTTTTTAAGAGATATTcacaataaaaatatataagttaTATTAAAAGTTAtacttaaatacttaatttttttatatgtaagTTATACTAAAAGTTGAACATATTTTTTTAGTACGTATTTGAAAAAACTCAAAGAATAAATACAAAtatcacacaaaaaaaaaagacccAAATAGAAAGCTAAAAATGTCGAATACCTGGAAAAGCTAGAGGCATAGAATCTAGATAGAAAGCTAATATAAACCCCTAAAAACCGAACGACATAAACCATATCATTTTGGTGTTGAGCTACAATGTCCCACCAATAATGTTGGGACACTTTAGCAATGACAAATTATGTTTtcctttatctttttttttttaatttttatattaagatcttataaatttatatatattaatagtgtTATAAATTTAGTTAGTTTAAGTTGTGTTTTTAAATTATGAACCATACAtgtaattaatatttcaaatgtgTGTTATTTTTAGAGTTAATTAAACGAAATATTTATTTAAGAATATttaatatgttattttaatttagccaattttaataatctaaaacattattgtcttgtaattaattaataataatatttttactaaaataattaattggatataataattgttttaatttagtaaaataatataattataataaagagaatattttattttattaacaaaataatataacaataaataatatattttttgtgtaaATTTTGGTATTAAGgcggaatagaaaaaaaaaatatggttcAACATTAAATGACTTTTGTGATTCGAGTTGTCCTAAAGTATTGAAGTAATAGAGAGGTTAGTGAGAAGAGATACCATAaacatatttaaatttttttaggcCAACATATATATTCTTGTTCAAAAAAAAGTATAGTGGTGAGTAGtaaatatgttcttaattaacaataattaaatttgattaatattattttttaaattaaatcatttgttttaaaataataatattttagtaTCCTAGTATCATATCATTATCCTCTATTGATATTTGAGCCAATAATATAAATTGTCAGAAATAAGTTATTTTTTATGATGAGTAGCCTATTCATATTTCTTTTCTGGTATAATTATATACCTACAAAAGTGCTTTCTTTCTTATTTATCATGAGTAGGCAGGATAGCCAGAAATTCACTATTTATCTCTCCCATTTCAACGGTATACTGTATACTCACTCAATACTACAGTTAATTCAATTATATATAAAGTTGTGTCTCACCTGCATTAATTAGATATagttaatttattatatataaatgattAATAATCCttgtataaaaaaaatgattaatgATCCATATAATTAATGTAATTATATATATCACTGTACTGTAATAATATacatttaatttattatatcatttttgttttttatttatttttaaatctaAATTTTGTTATTATAAGTAAACTTGCGTAGATTTTCAATGTGGATTACCAAATTGACAAATCAATAgtgctaaaaaaattattttaattaggtataaataaaagttaaaaacCTCAACTCAGAGATATTTTTctgtaaattataaaaaatgtcgTATTTTTCAATAGGAAAAAAAGAACTTTCAAATCTTCATAGATTGTTGGGTAAATATATCACTTAGTGGGCTATAAAACATTGGTCCAACTTCCCAGCTCAGCCCACTTAAAATGGGTTCATTTCCAGCTCATCACATCTAACTCGAAACCTTATCCAATTTGAGGAAACCAATAGAAAATTGCCACTTAAGCAGCAAGTATCTGAGTGTATCCAAATCTACCAACCCCAAGCCACAAATTGCTCATGTGGCTGCTGTGAAAGATTTGCTTACTCACTATTTTATAATCATTTCATCGTCTTCACTAACAAAAAttatatgcttttttttttctaaaaagaaaataaaaaaattaggagAAACTTCTTCTTTTCAAAAATCTGTTTCTCCTTTGATCTTGGCTGAAAATGGCAACTACAGTGGCTACTTCTCTCCCTCAGTTCAATGGGCTCAGACCCCAGTTCTCAGCTACTCCTGTTAGAACTCTGGTTAGTGCTTTTTTTCTTCTCTAATTTTATCATTGGTTGGTAATATGGTGACTTAAATTGTAGTTTCTTTACATtttacatattttaaaaaaagggTTCATCAATTGGTTTATATGAAAGTTTTACGATTCCAACACttgaaaatggtgatttttggttggaaaaaaaaaaaacttatttttatttagaACTTTTGCAATCTAAGTTGATTCAAAATCAGAATAATTTTATGTGCTTTGATAAGTATAAGAACTCATTAAGTAATTAGTAGTACTTTCACTTGTTGTCCAGGCTGCAGTTCAGCCAATGAAGCGCAAGGGGAAGGGTGCTTTGGGTGCTCGATGTGATTTCATTGGTTCTCCCACAAATTTGGTAAGAATTTTAATATATAAACATTATATTACAGTAAGTCTAAACATCATTTGAGTATGTTAACtcactaaaataaatttaatgtaaataatgtatttttttttctagtaTGCTTCGGACACACTTGGCGTatggtatttttattattattatttgataaaTTGATTATGTATTGTTATAGTTTAAGAAGATATTAACTTTTGTATACATGCACTAATTAACAATTATGGTGTTGGTACAGATAATGGTGACCAGCACAACTCTAATGTTGTTTGCTGGAAGGTTCGGACTAGCCCCATCGGCTAACCGAAAGGCGACGGCTGGGTTGAAGCTCGAGGCAAGGGACTCTGGCCTCCAGACTGGCGACCCGGCCGGTTTCACCCTTGCTGACACCTTGGCTTGTGGTACAGTTGGTCACATTATTGGTGTTGGGGTGGTTCTTGGCCTCAAAAACATTGGTTCCCTGTAAAAATAAAATGATGTGCAATTTTATGTACTTGATTTGTAAAAACTGTTTGTATGCTTAGTTCAATGCTTTTTTTGTTACCTACTTTTTTCTTCTAAAGTAGTTGATCACTTTTAACCCATTTTTCCAAAAAAAGACCccaaaaacttaaaaatatttcTAAAACGTTGAAAATTTATAAAATAGTAATAAATGGAATGAAAAGAATCAATAAATATTGTAAGAGTGAAGTACTTAAATCTTGAAAGTTGAAACTAGAATGAAATGGACTGATTTACTTAGAAATATAAATCAGGGTTATTTTCACAAAGAGTTCCTTACTTGCTAATTTCCACTTAAactttatagattttattttttttagactAAAAATCCcgaatttaatatatttattacaatAACACAAAATTATGATATGAACAAAAATGATGaaatcaaaaaatatatattcctaaTAAGAATAAGTAACCTCTTATAAGTTTACAATAATGTCATTTTAAAGTAAAGAAAAATAACAGtaaaaaatcataattaaatgaatttgtaattttagaaaaaaaaaatattttcttatttcgttcttttgtttaattattatttaacacATTGAAAtagtaattttaataatgatttttAATAGAAAGACTCTTCTTCtaacaaataaaaagaaagacTATTACAGTACACAATGATCTATTTATttccattttttaatttttattttatattaaattcaACCACATTCTATTATCACTATTATTCTCATTCATATTCTTCTATTTCTTGTTATTAATGATGTTTTAAAAAGTTGAGGTGAGGAATTAATATGAGAGGTATGTTAAATACCACTTGATTTAAAGAAAAGGAATCTTAGATCACAAGCATTCAAGAGGCATGTTTTTTTTATTAGAATATGTTTGGAAAGTAATTGGAATTGAGTATAATTTGAAGTAATTACTTGAATTAGCGTTTTTGTTTAATCATGTAATTTGAGGTAATTGATAGGTCTCAATTACACTATTCAATTCTGATAGTCTCATGGGAATTTGTTGTGATCTGTGTAATTACTTAAatactatcaattttaaatttattacatAATATCTTTTTACTATGTAATTACTAACTATTTTGCCAAACGTGACATTAAGAATTCATCAGTATTTATCACTTGACATCCAAAcacactttgtattttaaataatagtGTAATTACTAGGATATGTAATTACTACCCTAATAATTACACGGTTTAGTAATTACATAGTTACTTCCAAACATCGATTCTTTAAGGAATTGTGTTACATTAAACTATATATCACAACTCATATGAAACATTGATTCTTGAAGAGCCGAATGTTTCATGCCTGAAGAAATTTACAAGGAACGTATTTGATTCTATTGTTGCAAgtttttttaatgatatttttcaaatggtGTTAGTTATAGGTTTAAGTTTGGGAATCCATATGGAAAAAAGATTATAAGGACCAACCTACTAAGAGCACTTACACTAGTTTCTCTAATTTATACTTCAAAATATATCactaaaatctcattttttatattttacatCAAATTTTTACATTTATCTATACATCACTATTTTTATATACATCATATaactattatatttttaaatactatttatttatctaaataaaaaaactactaaatattaattaaaaactctTTAAAGGAGAAAAACGAAAGTAAAAATAATCAAATGAAGAAGGAAAagtaaattttagaaaatttttAAAATGAAGAACCAATTTACATCTGATGAAGAGTGTTTTTAACTTGTTTCTTCAAAGGATTCTTTATTATCAAGCATATAATGAAAGTGCTCTAAGACACATAATTTGGGGACTATTGGTACAAATAagtattaatgaaaaaataataCTTAGGGTCGACTCAAGTTATGCTCAAGGCCACCCAAAATattagtttttttaataaaagaaatatcaactAAACGATGTTATGTATTTATatctaaattttaaattttagttaagtttttttttttaaaaattaaatgtattttatttgattttaaataattgattaatataatttaaataaggatattttgggatttttattagaattaattaaataaatttaaaagttATCTTTGGTTCGTTTTGGCAATTTTGTGAAATTTTAAAAAACACAGGGTTACATATAGTATTTAGCTCAAATTCAAAAGTATAAAATGGTATAAAACCCAAATTTTAAAGTTTTGTTtataacttgattttttttttaaatgagagaAATGAGtgtaaaagaaaatattataaattttataaaagactttagtgaatattttttcttttttaatatatttacattccctttaaaaaaaatacatgtatGTATAATTGTtctaaatttatataattatattatatttataattttattaaaaaaaactcaatttttattgttaaaaatCAAATAAGACAATGATAAAACTATGTACAATTTTTTTCTCTTAAAATCCAAGATCAAATAGGATAAAAAGATCAAGGAATAGATGTAAAAATAGTAAAACAAGTTAGAGCATCTCAAAATCTCCAATAAAGTTCTAAATTTGTAATGCAATGTGGTATTTTAGTGCAACAATACTAATATAAATCTTTTTATAGGCAAAATATCAGTTTGGTCCCTGTTTTTTTTTCTGAATACACGATCGGtccctaagtttttttttaatgacaATTTGGACattgtgttttacaaaatagatgAAAATAGTACACTAGattcgattttggtcaaaatattttctaataaaatctTTCATTCTTAGCTCATTGACTACCTTCTTCGCTATTATTATGAACATATCTCATCTCCAATGACCCAATAAtcgatcttataattgaaaatattttaacaaaaatcggGCCTAAGGTGCTATTTTGATCTGTTTTGTAAAACATAtgatctgaattgtcatttaataaaacacaGGGACTAATCGTGTATTCGGAAAAAATATAAAGACTGAAATTGTATTTTCCCTTTCTTATATATATGTGAACTTTAATAATACATATAAATTAGTTTcatataagtatttttttttaattaggatGCCGTAGCTATTGTTGAGGATATAAGGCTTATACTCTAttaaatcaacaattaataatgagAATAGTATAATATTTCAAACCTTGGATGCTAATTAAAAACcttattcaaattataaatacaaatcttgataatcaaaaaaccatgttcatggtatgaatgcaaatcttgattatAAATGACTAAATAAatataacatgaatttagaatgAAAACAACACAAATAAGATCAAAATGTAGAGTggacctttcttgaagaacaatccttagaacataaaatcacaaagctatgattttatgtgaaacacaaaagttgcaaggcttgacacaaatgtagatttgttgtccaaaagtTGAAGCTACTACGTACAATAGAATGAGATTGGATACACAAGTCTTGATCCTTCACACAAGCCAAGCCTTCTTAATGCAGATAtcggagaaaactagtaatcttggagatagagagagaggtgagtgataaattcaccaattaactcatataaagtcttaaatagtataggaaccttaTTAGGCTCAactaatgagattagagcatttaaatttaagttttggaggtTATTTACATAATTGTACGAACTTTTCGTAACAGCCCAGGCAACACATCGCCTACTCTGTCTCAGGCCTATTTTCAAGACTTTAGGCGACGCGTCACCTCCTAGGGGGTGACGCATCACCGACGCCTCTGTTTTGACActccaagacttgtctcaaaacacctccaaatgctcccaaacttcttgggtactcttatatactccaaataaaaaTTTGGGcccaaaattttaatttataaatgcctatgccgaaagtcaactttcacatgttgacttttgtgaaatcgctATTGTTTTAGCACATCTTCGTACCTAacacaatttcaccatgtatttaaccaatctcaacagctATCTTATCTTGTTTATACATGTCTCTGTCTCGTTTGATTATGCTTCCAAACTATCTATATTAATGTGCGGTATACATCAATTAtactttcatcattttttttaggGACTTTACCATTTGGTTCCAACAATCTATATACTTTAAAAAAAGTATTTCCAGTTTTGTTTTAGACCATCTCCTATGGGAGATGTAAATATTGTGCTATATTTGACACAAAAAATCAATATGTGGCATATTTAGCACAATTTTTAGTATTATACTCCAATGCACAATTGTAAAAGCTGATGcaaaaatcaatctttcattaatgcttatttgatatttattgaaaatatacaaaaagtaataatttttctttatattttattgttgataaTGTTAGAGATGATAATAAAATAGTAAGGTAAAAATTATAGCATTTAATggtgattattaaaaataatactaaaataataaaaatgacataaaagtaaataaaaaagtgtAGCATTTATGTGCATCATACTATattgtgtgccaaatttgacacaaatTTTAGTATGTGTTTGGCACATCTTTTGGCACACCATTTgtacaacccaaaatcactaatatggcttaagggccttgattagtgtgtcggtgTAATGccacaaatttcctaataaggtttaggaccttgattaggaggccgggagggccataattgatctattatagtatttaatgattatatgcatgtttacgtgaattatattattatatgatggtgaatgcatgcatatgggctcatatgttaattataagggtattttggtaatttggccattgtgggcgtaaatgtgtattttgggtgcatgactgtgattaattaatatagccacgttataaggtggattggttcgagctatcagcatgagacgatcatgagaagtaagtgttcggtctagtcataacgggttttgGTCCGGGGCTCGGGGTGGATTTAATGATTGGAGCGTTAACGGGAATTAAAGGGtcatgggatatgatttattggtatttgggaatattgagaatagcgggaattggagagcgttaattataattaacgagataggcgggaaaggacggttttaccctcggaagcctttagagggaattaattggcttaagggcattatggtcttttgaccttaaggatttatattagCGTTGagtgtttagaaggctgtggaaaacagaataaaacagagccatcctcatctcttcctttctctcccgtacaagattTCTCCCTcatctttctttgaattttgagagcccaaattgaggagttaggctaggagatcaaaggtggaagctagggaacttgtttcagccattaaagggggtTCAAAGTCGAGCTTGAGGTGAGTTCAGCTATAAGTTTCTggttcatactctgttttgagttttagtttttaacttgtgaatctcttgtagaaagtttgaattaaaggaagtttgggtgatgtttactttgggttttgatgagggtgagttgtagaggatgtttggtggttgaattgggtgtttggttgaggtttgggacaggtttgaagggctggtttcaagggaaaacgcaggggaaagtcTGGTGAGCGTGTTGAGTTTTCTGGGCAAAAttgggtattgagccgcggcatggctgtggtgcgccgcggctcaaggcgTCTGGTAGGGAGGGTGGTCTCTGTCTGTgtggcgcgccgcggcgcagctaagGCGGGCCACGGCCCTTAGTGACCTTTTTGAccaaaatggtgtttttagcttggggattcaagccttaggcctcggggttgaacctagtgcccggttaagtggggattggtgtcccgggggctagatattggcttgggaacctatgttgatcatttttattgatggtatcttatatttggttatgactaggtgaccgctaaaggactaaaagttgatcgttctcaagggtcgttctttaaatcattctagctcgaatctgaggtaagaaaactgcaccctgtgtatgtgtgacatgcatggctattcttgatgcgtgttggattgttgaatatgatacatatgatgcatgagaaacatatggctaggacatgctttgtatactgagtatgatatcgttcggagcttgagcctctgtgtttatgcctGATCCTAATTGTACCAGTACCTGTtaggtaagcatgttgaataccttgtttatggatatt
It encodes the following:
- the LOC133800748 gene encoding photosystem I reaction center subunit psaK, chloroplastic, with translation MATTVATSLPQFNGLRPQFSATPVRTLAAVQPMKRKGKGALGARCDFIGSPTNLIMVTSTTLMLFAGRFGLAPSANRKATAGLKLEARDSGLQTGDPAGFTLADTLACGTVGHIIGVGVVLGLKNIGSL